GGCTATGAGCGGGTTAGGGTTCAAAGCGATTGGAAGTAAACCACAGATTGCTGTTATCGAAGTCAATACAACGGGCAGAAAGCGCGTTTCGCCGGCCATGTTGATGGCTTCATCTATGCTGTGTCCTTCCAGGCGCAAGTGGTTAGTAAAATCAACCAATAACAATGAGTTTTTAACCTGTATCCCTGATAAACCGATGAATCCGATGATAGACACAAGCGACATCGGGTTGCCTGTCATCAGTAACAGAACCACCCCGCCAAGTATGCCTAATGGTATGATCGAAAGCACGATAATAATTCCTTTAAAGGTTTTGAATTGAAGGAGTAGCACACCAATGAAAAGGAATGTGCTGAGTATGATCACAGATAGAAAGTTACCGCCCAGCGCATCACCTTCAGACTCCGCTTCCCCTGAAAGTTTGTAATAATAACCCGGCGGCATTTTTAGCTTGTTAAGCTGCGGAACGATATCCTTCAGGACGTCGTTCGCCAGCACGTGCTCTTTGGTCAGGGAAGTCACCTTCGCAAAGCGTGATTTATTAAAATGGTTGATGGCTGTGGGCGACATTTCAAACGAAATAGTGGCGATCTGATCAACCAGTACCGGCGTGCCCTGCACATTGTTGACATACAAGTTTTTTAAAGCATCGAGGTTAGAGAACTTGTCTCTTGGAAGCGTGATTACCACGTTGCGTGAATCACCCCGGTCATCGATATAGTCCCCGACAGTTAGTCCCGCTACCGCCATACGGATCACTTTGTCCACATCACTGGTTAGCACGCCTAAGGTACGGGCCTTCTCTTTATCGATCTTTATTTTGACATCTGATTTATAAACATTCAGCTCATTATTGACATAAAATGTACCGGGATGCTTTTTCAGAATTTCTTCGACTTTAAAAGAAAGGGATCGTATGGTATCCTGGTTTTCTCCAAATACCCTTACTACGATATTCGCTTCGATCGGCGTTCCCTGTTCAAAGTCTTTCACTTCGATCCTGGCATAGGGAAAGTCGTTGAACTTCTTTCTCAGTTGCTTGATCAGTTCGGTCTTTTTATCCGGGCTGGCCTCCTCATCCAGTTGAACAAATACCTGGGCAAAATCAGGCTTTACATCCTGCTGGTGCACGTTGTAGTAAATTTGCGGATTACCCTTGCCCACATTCGACGTATAAAAAACAATCTCTTTGTGTTTCTTCAGTTCACCTTCTACCAGTTTTGTCACCCGGTCGCTTTCCGGGATATCCGCCTGCAGGGGCAATTTGATATTGATCAGGAACATCGGTTTTTCCGAAGTTGGGAAAAGCTTGAACCCGGTAATAGTGAACAGAAAAAAAGCAAGTCCGCTCAGGGCTAACGATATCCCGATAGTAACTTTAGGCCATTTCAAGGCAAGCGGCATCACCCGGGCATAAGAGCGGGTCAAAAACCTTTGCAGATGCTTTAAAAAGAAATTACCCTCGCCATGTGTATGCGTCTTTAACATCCGGCTGCCCAAAAACGGTACAAGCGTTAAAGCTACGATCATAGACGACAGCACACTGGTCATAACAGCCACCGGCAGGCTGCGGATAAATTCACCGGCCGCATCAGGTAAAAAGGCAAGCGGCAAAAACGCGATAACCAGGGTAGCTGTACAACCTACAACTGCCACACCAATCTGTTTTGTCCCTTTCAGGACAGCATCCATGCGGGAGTGCCCTTCCCTGAGCCAGCGCTCAATATTCTCTACTACAACAATACTGTCGTCTACCAGCAGCCCTAATGCTACCACAAGCCCAACAATACTGAGTTGATTTAAAGAATACCCTAAGAAATTCAAGGCGATAAGCCCCAGGCCCAAAGAAAGCGGGATGGAGATCATCACGATCAGCGATGCCCTGAACCCCAGTGGCAGCAGGGTGATGACGACCAGAACGATGGCTAACCCAAAGTCAAAACCAAGGTGGCCCAAACGTCTGGATACCATATCGGCCTGATCGAAGTTTTTGACCATGCGAATGTTTTCAGGCAGGCTTTTGTTAAACTCATCCAGTACCGGTAAAAACTCTTTCTGAACGCTGGCAATATTTACATTGCCTTTCATTGCCGCCGTAACCAGTACACAACGGTGCCCGTTTAAACGGGTAATATGGTCTATCGTGCCGTCCTTATAACTTACGTCGGCCACATCTTTCAGGTAAATGATTTTGCCATTAGCATTATAGATAACCGTATTGGCAACATCATCGACACTCTTGAACTTGCCGCTGGTTTTAACATTAAATACCTTGCTGTCCAGGTTGATACTTCCCCCGGGGATATCCGCGGCTTCGCTTTGCAAACTGCCGATGACCACATTAAGCGGTATTTTCAATTGCGCCAGTTTATTGAGTTGCATATCGATCCGGATCTCCTGCTCGGGCATACCGAAATACTTTACCTCCTTTAAATTGGTGATCTTTTCTAATTGTGTTTTCAGGATATCTGCTTTATCCCGCAGTAATTTACCGGAAGCGTTATCTGACACGAGCGCAACCTGCAAAATTTTTACGTCTGATGAGGATACTTTTTCTGTTTTGATCAGATAGATATCTTTAGGAAGTTCACTGTTCTTTAGCGCATTGATCTCCGTGGAGATTTCCTGGTATTTGTTGTCCACATCTACGCCATATTTAAACTTGGGCTGGATAACCGCTACACCGTCCTCTACGGTTGTCAGGATCTTTTCAATGTTTTCAAGCCCATAGATCTTGTTTTCGATGGGTTTTACTACCTGCTCTTCCATATCTTTTGGACTGGTTCCAGGGTAAATCACCGTGATGATGTATTGCGGCGGATGGTTTGTCGGATCTTCCGAACGGGGCATGGTAAACAGCGTGAGTAAGCCTACAACTGCCACCAAAAGGAATATGATCAGGGTGAACTGATAGTTCTTAACGGCAAAATTTGTGATCTTCATGGCCTTACTTGATAATTTTAATAAAAGATTGTTCGTTGAGGTAAGCGCTGTTGGAGATCACGATCTGGTCTATACCTTCCAGTTTATCCTTCAGATAAACATTTTCGTTGTCAAACTTCAGAATGGTAACCGGTACTCTTTTTACCCTGGTTGCGCCTATGGTGGTAAATACGAAACCTTTATTGCCGTCAGCTTCTACCAGTGATCCGTATGGGATAATCATCACGCTTTTATCCTGGTGGGTGGCTATCTCCGCTTTACCAAACATGCCAACCGCGGGTTTTAGGCCGTTTAATTGCAGTTTCAGTTCTATCTGGAACGAACCCAACTCCCGATCGGCCGCCTGCGACTTGCGGAAAACGGTAGCATCAAAGGTTTGACCGGCATAGCCGTCGAGCGTTACTTTAGCGGTTTGTCCGGGCCTGATGATGGCCCATTCGCGGTCAGTCACGCCAATTTTAAGTGAATAACTGTTTTGCTGTTCGGTAGAGTTGGTCAGCAGTACCGGCATACCCCCGGCGATAACCTCGCCTTCATTGGCTATTTTCTTGCTTACAAAACCATCAGATGCGGCATATATTTTAGAGTAGCGCTCATTGAAGGCTGTTGCTTCCCTTGCTTTTTTGGCAACATCCAAAGCTGTTTTAGTATTCTGCAATTGTTCCAAAGTGTAAACACTATCTTTGTAAAGATTTAGTGCCCGGCTATAGTCACGCTGTGCTTTTTCAACACCTAAGCTGGACTGGGCTAAACCAGCTGAAATTTCGGTAGAATTGAGCGTGGCCAGCAATTGCCCCTGTTTAAAGAACTGGCCTTCCTGTACCAGGATACGGTTGATCACGCCGCCTATCTTAAAGGCATATTTGGCTTCATCCTCCGTACTGACCAGGCCTGTAGCGGTGATCTGGTCGGGTACGCCTAATGTGGACACCGATGCGGTTTTAACAGGTATGATATCCGGTTCTCCAATTGGATTACCTTCCCTGTGTTTTGCTTTGCAGGAAGCCATTGAGATTAACGCTGCTATGATAATGCTGAATAATTGTAAGTTTTTCATCGTTTTAATTTGTTTTTTAATGGAGATGAATCGATCATGAGCTTATTTATATTGTCTTTTAAGGATCGCTTATAATGGTTTCATGATCTTATTTTATTGAATGGTGAAACTGGCATTGGCGCGTTCTATAG
The genomic region above belongs to Mucilaginibacter sp. KACC 22773 and contains:
- a CDS encoding efflux RND transporter periplasmic adaptor subunit, translated to MKNLQLFSIIIAALISMASCKAKHREGNPIGEPDIIPVKTASVSTLGVPDQITATGLVSTEDEAKYAFKIGGVINRILVQEGQFFKQGQLLATLNSTEISAGLAQSSLGVEKAQRDYSRALNLYKDSVYTLEQLQNTKTALDVAKKAREATAFNERYSKIYAASDGFVSKKIANEGEVIAGGMPVLLTNSTEQQNSYSLKIGVTDREWAIIRPGQTAKVTLDGYAGQTFDATVFRKSQAADRELGSFQIELKLQLNGLKPAVGMFGKAEIATHQDKSVMIIPYGSLVEADGNKGFVFTTIGATRVKRVPVTILKFDNENVYLKDKLEGIDQIVISNSAYLNEQSFIKIIK
- a CDS encoding efflux RND transporter permease subunit → MKITNFAVKNYQFTLIIFLLVAVVGLLTLFTMPRSEDPTNHPPQYIITVIYPGTSPKDMEEQVVKPIENKIYGLENIEKILTTVEDGVAVIQPKFKYGVDVDNKYQEISTEINALKNSELPKDIYLIKTEKVSSSDVKILQVALVSDNASGKLLRDKADILKTQLEKITNLKEVKYFGMPEQEIRIDMQLNKLAQLKIPLNVVIGSLQSEAADIPGGSINLDSKVFNVKTSGKFKSVDDVANTVIYNANGKIIYLKDVADVSYKDGTIDHITRLNGHRCVLVTAAMKGNVNIASVQKEFLPVLDEFNKSLPENIRMVKNFDQADMVSRRLGHLGFDFGLAIVLVVITLLPLGFRASLIVMISIPLSLGLGLIALNFLGYSLNQLSIVGLVVALGLLVDDSIVVVENIERWLREGHSRMDAVLKGTKQIGVAVVGCTATLVIAFLPLAFLPDAAGEFIRSLPVAVMTSVLSSMIVALTLVPFLGSRMLKTHTHGEGNFFLKHLQRFLTRSYARVMPLALKWPKVTIGISLALSGLAFFLFTITGFKLFPTSEKPMFLINIKLPLQADIPESDRVTKLVEGELKKHKEIVFYTSNVGKGNPQIYYNVHQQDVKPDFAQVFVQLDEEASPDKKTELIKQLRKKFNDFPYARIEVKDFEQGTPIEANIVVRVFGENQDTIRSLSFKVEEILKKHPGTFYVNNELNVYKSDVKIKIDKEKARTLGVLTSDVDKVIRMAVAGLTVGDYIDDRGDSRNVVITLPRDKFSNLDALKNLYVNNVQGTPVLVDQIATISFEMSPTAINHFNKSRFAKVTSLTKEHVLANDVLKDIVPQLNKLKMPPGYYYKLSGEAESEGDALGGNFLSVIILSTFLFIGVLLLQFKTFKGIIIVLSIIPLGILGGVVLLLMTGNPMSLVSIIGFIGLSGIQVKNSLLLVDFTNHLRLEGHSIDEAINMAGETRFLPVVLTSITAICGLLPIALNPNPLIAPLAIVLIGGLISSTILSRIVTPVMYKLIPPHLENDEEKA